The segment CCGGTGCGCGGCATGAGCCTGAAAACGGCTCGTGGCAAGAAACTGGAGAAGGGCGCCGTTGTTGCCCAGCATCCGGGACAGGGGAGTGCCGATGTCCACGCCTCTTTGGCGGGCAAGGTGACCAAGGTCAGTTTTGCTTATGTGACCATGCTGCCCGGTGAGGGCGGGGGTGTCGCTCCTGTGGATCTGAGCTCCGTGGACGACGATAAGGAGATGATTCGCACATTGCGCCGTTTGGGGGTGAGCGCGACTCCTCTGATGGAATCCGAACTGTTGCTCATCAACGGGCTGAATCCAGAACCCGGAGTAACATCCGCCGAAGCTCTGCTGGCTCACGAGAAGGATATCCTGATTGAGGGGCTGAGTCTGGCTCGTCGACTGGTGAAGCCATCCCGATGCATTCTTGTAACTTCGGGAGGCCCCGAGGTTCAGGGCCTGGGCGACTGCGAAGTGCAGACCGTGCGGGCCGAATATCCGGCTTCCATCGAGCCTTTGCTGATCAAAGCCATTACCGGCAAGGAGAATGCTGAAGGGACAGCCGTTCTCGATATTCATGCTTTGTGGGAATTAGGCATGGTTGCCACCACCGGTCTGCCCGTGACCGAGGTTGTCGTCACCGTGGGTGAGAACAATTGGCGCATACCCGTGGGGACTCCGCTTCGTCACGCCTTGGCCGAAGGAGGCCTGGAGTGCGCCGAAGGTGACGTGGTTCGGCTGGGAGGTGTCATGCGAGGTGAAGCCG is part of the Desulfovibrio ferrophilus genome and harbors:
- a CDS encoding 4Fe-4S dicluster domain-containing protein; the encoded protein is MTKIDFNLRSDHIEPIQEMLVPGLLNIPVRGMSLKTARGKKLEKGAVVAQHPGQGSADVHASLAGKVTKVSFAYVTMLPGEGGGVAPVDLSSVDDDKEMIRTLRRLGVSATPLMESELLLINGLNPEPGVTSAEALLAHEKDILIEGLSLARRLVKPSRCILVTSGGPEVQGLGDCEVQTVRAEYPASIEPLLIKAITGKENAEGTAVLDIHALWELGMVATTGLPVTEVVVTVGENNWRIPVGTPLRHALAEGGLECAEGDVVRLGGVMRGEAAYSLDQGISKQCRAIGLVKAGEVAPVENVPCINCGECVLHCPARLMPNLITRYAEFDRFEDARKQGLDICFGCGICATVCMARRPLLHLIRFAKEQVRTTLDA